The following proteins are encoded in a genomic region of Xenopus laevis strain J_2021 chromosome 3L, Xenopus_laevis_v10.1, whole genome shotgun sequence:
- the LOC121401594 gene encoding tubulin monoglycylase TTLL3-like isoform X2 encodes MHHGAHIQNSDKYVDYCHQLLCKLRRVNPQLDIDGEKNIWISKPRALSRGRGIRCRNDLKDICSLGWKWVVQKYIERPLLVYGTKIDLRQHFLITDWYPLTIWFYKHSFLRFSSQPFTLESLDTAIHVCNSAIQRKLKNAPNRHPNLPEENMWHSDEFKEYLCTIGKEQVWDSIIIPGMKKALIHTMKAARENVKYKKNSYDLFGSDFLFGENFQPWLLEIQYKPDITKDTSVMKKIVPPMVEDILRVVIDYKDDPNCNVGGFELIYKQF; translated from the exons ATGCA TCATGGTGCGCACATACAGAATTCAGACAAGTATGTTGATTACTGCCACCAATTGTTATGTAAGCTGAGAAGAGTGAACCCACAACTAGATAtagatggagaaaaaaacatctggATTTCAAAACCAAGAGCTCTATCTAGAGGAAGAG gGATACGTTGCAGAAATGATCTGAAAGACATATGTTCCTTGGGATGGAAATGGGTGGTTCAAAAGTACATAGAGAGACCACTTCTTGTATATGGAACCAAAATTGATCTCCGTCAGCATTTCCTCATAACGGACTGGTACCCCTTAACTATCTGGTTCTATAAGCACAGTTTCCTCCGTTTCTCATCTCAGCCCTTCACGCTGGAGAGTTTAGATAC CGCCATCCATGTATGTAATAGCGCCATACAGAGAAAATTAAAGAATGCACCAAATCGTCACCCCAACCTGCCTGAAGAAAACATGTGGCACAGTGACGAATTCAAAGAGTATCTTTGTACAATCGGAAAAGAGCAAGTCTGGGATTCAATCATTATACCAGGGATGAAGAAAGCCCTCATTCATACAATGAAGGCCGCTCGGGAAAATGTGAAGTACAAGAAAAACAGTTATGACCTTTTTGGTTCAGATTTTCTGTTTGGAGAAAACTTTCAGCCCTGGCTACTTGAGATACAATACAAACCTGACATAACCAAAGACACGTCAGTAATGAAGAAAATTGTTCCACCAATGGTAGAGGACATTCTACGTGTTGTGATTGATTACAAGGATGACCCTAACTGTAATGTGGGAGGATTTGAACTTATATATAAACAG TTCTAG
- the LOC121401598 gene encoding charged multivesicular body protein 7-like, producing MGVSALKQALKDVTLEKAESIVDQIQEYCDLQDDLSQTLSSVTDADVDSDDLERELNEILQNEEMIIDLPDVPSGPVIISPQRPTEWKMDQAAHSPADGSFLRSRNHAEHCQSGTVSS from the exons ATGGGAGTCTCTGCTCTTAAACAGGCCCTAAAAGATGTCACTTTGGAGAAGGCAGAAAGTATTGTGGATCAGATTCAAGAG TATTGTGATCTCCAGGATGACCTCAGTCAGACACTGTCCTCAGTCACCGACGCAG ATGTTGACTCTGATGATTTGGAGAGAGAACTCAATGAAATTCTCCAAAATGAAGAGATGATTATTGACCTTCCTGATGTTCCTTCAGGCCCAGTGATCATTTCTCCCCAGCGCCCTACAGAATGGAAGATGGACCAGG CTGCTCATTCTCCAGCAGATGGATCATTCTTGAG AAGTAGAAATCATGCAGAACATTGCCAAAGTGGAACTGTTAGTTCATGA
- the LOC121401594 gene encoding tubulin monoglycylase TTLL3-like isoform X1, whose product MHHGAHIQNSDKYVDYCHQLLCKLRRVNPQLDIDGEKNIWISKPRALSRGRGIRCRNDLKDICSLGWKWVVQKYIERPLLVYGTKIDLRQHFLITDWYPLTIWFYKHSFLRFSSQPFTLESLDTAIHVCNSAIQRKLKNAPNRHPNLPEENMWHSDEFKEYLCTIGKEQVWDSIIIPGMKKALIHTMKAARENVKYKKNSYDLFGSDFLFGENFQPWLLEIQYKPDITKDTSVMKKIVPPMVEDILRVVIDYKDDPNCNVGGFELIYKQANYTGNGILSKEKTFRDLKITTISDP is encoded by the exons ATGCA TCATGGTGCGCACATACAGAATTCAGACAAGTATGTTGATTACTGCCACCAATTGTTATGTAAGCTGAGAAGAGTGAACCCACAACTAGATAtagatggagaaaaaaacatctggATTTCAAAACCAAGAGCTCTATCTAGAGGAAGAG gGATACGTTGCAGAAATGATCTGAAAGACATATGTTCCTTGGGATGGAAATGGGTGGTTCAAAAGTACATAGAGAGACCACTTCTTGTATATGGAACCAAAATTGATCTCCGTCAGCATTTCCTCATAACGGACTGGTACCCCTTAACTATCTGGTTCTATAAGCACAGTTTCCTCCGTTTCTCATCTCAGCCCTTCACGCTGGAGAGTTTAGATAC CGCCATCCATGTATGTAATAGCGCCATACAGAGAAAATTAAAGAATGCACCAAATCGTCACCCCAACCTGCCTGAAGAAAACATGTGGCACAGTGACGAATTCAAAGAGTATCTTTGTACAATCGGAAAAGAGCAAGTCTGGGATTCAATCATTATACCAGGGATGAAGAAAGCCCTCATTCATACAATGAAGGCCGCTCGGGAAAATGTGAAGTACAAGAAAAACAGTTATGACCTTTTTGGTTCAGATTTTCTGTTTGGAGAAAACTTTCAGCCCTGGCTACTTGAGATACAATACAAACCTGACATAACCAAAGACACGTCAGTAATGAAGAAAATTGTTCCACCAATGGTAGAGGACATTCTACGTGTTGTGATTGATTACAAGGATGACCCTAACTGTAATGTGGGAGGATTTGAACTTATATATAAACAG GCAAATTATACTGGAA ATGGGATTCtcagtaaagaaaaaacatttagagaTCTGAAGATAACAACCATCTCTGATCCATAA
- the LOC121401596 gene encoding tubulin monoglycylase TTLL3-like: protein MYLYVDDFTMTAACGILKWVLRTNGKSLQDEVIPSRKEKEEKTAICMSDAKINNHGPARIVPEDIIVTALVACQFHLYDLTHEDEDDIICAGIVDRKHFISDYYQVMHHGAHIQNSDKYVDYCHQLLCKLRRVNPQLDIDGEKNIWISKPRNLSRGRGIRCRNDLKDICSLGREWVVEKYIERPLLVYGTKFDLRQHFLITDWYPLTIWFYKHSFLRFSSQPFTLESLDTATHVCNYAIQKKLKNAPNRHPNLPEENMWHSDEFKEYLCTIGKEQVWDSIIIPGMKKALIHTMKATRENVKYRKNSFDLFGSDFLFGENFQPWLLEIQYKPGITKDTSVMWKIVPPMVEDMLRVVIDYKDDPNCNVGGFELIYKQANYTGNGILSKEKTFRDLKITTISDP from the exons ATGTACCTTTATGTAGATGACTTTACCATGACTGCGGCTTGTGGTATCCTAAAATGGGTTTTGAGAACCAATGGGAAGTCTTTGCAAGATGAAGTTATTCCCAGCcggaaagaaaaggaagaaaaaacgGCTATTTGCATGTCAG ATGCTAAAATAAACAATCATGGCCCTGCAAGAATTGTTCCAGAAGATATTATAGTAACAGCCCTTGTGGCTTGCCAGTTTCATCTGTACGACTTGACACATGAGGATGAAGACGACATAATATGTGCCGGGATAGTTGATAGAAAACATTTCATAAGTGACTACTATCAGGTTATGCA TCATGGTGCGCACATACAGAATTCAGACAAGTATGTTGATTACTGCCACCAATTGTTATGTAAGCTGAGAAGAGTGAACCCACAGCTAGATAtagatggagaaaaaaacatctggATTTCAAAACCAAGAAATTTATCTAGAGGAAGAG GGATACGTTGCAGAAATGATCTGAAAGACATATGTTCCTTGGGAAGGGAATGGGTGGTTGAAAAGTACATAGAGAGGCCACTTCTTGTATATGGAACCAAATTTGATCTCCGTCAGCATTTCCTCATAACGGACTGGTACCCCTTAACTATCTGGTTCTATAAGCACAGTTTCCTCCGATTCTCATCTCAGCCCTTCACGCTGGAGAGTTTAGATAC CGCCACCCATGTATGTAATTACGCCATacagaaaaaattaaagaatGCACCAAATCGTCACCCCAACCTGCCTGAAGAAAACATGTGGCACAGTGACGAATTCAAAGAGTATCTTTGTACAATCGGAAAAGAGCAAGTCTGGGATTCAATCATTATACCAGGGATGAAGAAAGCCCTCATTCATACAATGAAGGCCACTCGGGAAAatgtgaagtacaggaaaaaCAGTTTTGACCTTTTTGGTTCAGATTTTCTGTTTGGAGAAAACTTCCAGCCCTGGCTACTTGAGATACAATACAAACCTGGCATAACCAAAGACACGTCAGTAATGTGGAAAATTGTTCCACCAATGGTAGAGGACATGCTACGTGTGGTGATTGATTACAAGGATGACCCTAACTGTAATGTGGGAGGATTTGAACTTATATATAAACAG GCAAATTATACTGGAA ATGGGATTCtcagtaaagaaaaaacatttagagaTCTGAAGATAACAACCATCTCTGATCCATAA